CAAACATGTAACACCAAGCGTGTCCTTACTTATGAGACTAATTATTAAAATAAAACCAACCATTAATTAATACGGCTGCTGCGGCACAAAACGGTCTATTTCTGTTGCCATACCGGTCATGACAAATTCCATCTCAAAAACGCGCGCTTCAGCCAAAGCAAATGACTCAGGACTATCGCCAGTCAGTAAACTGGCAAGATAGGCGATGATAGACATATGGCAAACCACGACCAAAGATTCTGCTTCAATCTTTGCAATATCTGCTAACGCTACATGGGCATCATCAGATGGGGTAATATTATCTTGTATCGTAACTGGCACTGTAGGAGCGCGCGATTGCAACTCAGCTAACGTTTGCTGCGCTCGTTTGTAAGGGCTCACTACAAAGTGGTCTGGCGCATAACGCCCAATAATATAATCAGCTGTTTGTGAAGCTTGCTGTTGTCCATAGTCGGTCAGTTGACGTGCACTGTCTGGACGAGTCTCATCTTCTGCTTGCCCATGACGCATCAATATAATTTTCATAATATTCCTTTAGCAAAGCTTCTTATGTGCTGTTTTATCGAACTCACTTTTTGTCTTTATTAACATCATCTTTGTTAGCAGTATCTTTTTTAGCAACTTTATTTTTAGCTGAATCATCATCAGTATTAGTAACGTTTTCAGAGTCGTTTTCAGAGTCTCGTTCTTGTTCTTGGTCTTGATCTTGGTCATCTGAATTCTTAGCAGCCGCTTGCATCTGGGCAGTAAGCGCAGCATTACTATAATCATGTGGCATTACAAATTCGACATCGCTACGGAACCCTGCTTCCATCAAATGCAATGCAACACCTAATGCCGCTTTATCTTCATAGATAACAGCATAGAGTGCATGGGTAATCGGCATATATATGCCTTCTTTAGTCGCTTTTTCATGCACTTGCTGAATGGTATTGACCCCTTCAGCAGTTTGTCCAAGTTTCTTTACTGCCGCATCAATGCTCATTCCGCGTCCGAGCATATTACCGATTTGATAGTTACGGCTCAGCTCTGAGCTACAGGTGGCATATAAATCACCAACCCCTGATAAGCCTAAGAAAGTTAATGGATTAGCACCAGTCTCAACTCCGAAGCGACTCATTTCTGCTAACGCGCGCGTCAACAGCATAGCTTTAGTGTTCTCGCCTACATCGTATGCAGCAGCCATACCCATGGCGATCGCATAAATATTTTTGAGCGCACCGCCAAGCTCTACCCCATGAATGTCATCGCTGGCGAATACTCGAAAGAATGCACTATGCAACGCTGCTTGTACCGCATGACGCAATGGCTCTGAATGACTAGCAATTACCGTAGCCGACGGCATATTTTTCATAATCTCAATAGCAAGGTTTGGCCCTGACATAACCCCAAAATTCACTTCTGGCA
The nucleotide sequence above comes from Psychrobacter sp. P2G3. Encoded proteins:
- a CDS encoding NAD(P)H-dependent glycerol-3-phosphate dehydrogenase, producing MTSSTENNTSNKKPKKEAIDKVVPNKKATDTDSDQINAEKSSGLLASIIERATKSGLGRRKLNPSSVEADVAKNMEQVRDNPAQLRLAFLGGGSFGTAMANLAARNGCDATLWVRDKRTVKAMAKSQMNKKYLPGYKLDDRLKYSHDLESTVKDKDIIFLAVPSLAFRETLKNIAPFITGQSIVSLTKGMEKDTFALMSDIIKDELPEVNFGVMSGPNLAIEIMKNMPSATVIASHSEPLRHAVQAALHSAFFRVFASDDIHGVELGGALKNIYAIAMGMAAAYDVGENTKAMLLTRALAEMSRFGVETGANPLTFLGLSGVGDLYATCSSELSRNYQIGNMLGRGMSIDAAVKKLGQTAEGVNTIQQVHEKATKEGIYMPITHALYAVIYEDKAALGVALHLMEAGFRSDVEFVMPHDYSNAALTAQMQAAAKNSDDQDQDQEQERDSENDSENVTNTDDDSAKNKVAKKDTANKDDVNKDKK
- the sixA gene encoding phosphohistidine phosphatase SixA — protein: MKIILMRHGQAEDETRPDSARQLTDYGQQQASQTADYIIGRYAPDHFVVSPYKRAQQTLAELQSRAPTVPVTIQDNITPSDDAHVALADIAKIEAESLVVVCHMSIIAYLASLLTGDSPESFALAEARVFEMEFVMTGMATEIDRFVPQQPY